One part of the Enterococcus sp. DIV1094 genome encodes these proteins:
- a CDS encoding 6-phosphofructokinase, with amino-acid sequence MAKKVGILSIEGYVKGAERLVEQIALAAPEQEIELLAISYTEEQVIETKLGRNANNWHLFDCSYLSMVTNQAKYEFIQSLKKDSYDCLIVLGGTTSVEFANELRNHGFPVITVPVSNYLDYPSGDYTVGSDTFINGVTKVIDRIVDTGHSHQKVTFIQIDDTHSGKVTRELSLTNEIDVCIASEFDLTTNKKYLLKHMSSHPMYFLLNRSVSSIESFVATFCPALSDYRSIVLDNLAIGQSMVTAFDRIAVIKLGHAVTHLLDDGCLDAELYFSNGKVLLEQSLYDKNTEKQIAK; translated from the coding sequence ATGGCGAAAAAAGTTGGGATTTTATCGATAGAAGGATATGTAAAAGGAGCAGAACGGTTGGTAGAACAGATTGCACTAGCTGCCCCTGAACAAGAAATCGAATTGCTAGCAATTAGTTACACCGAAGAACAAGTGATAGAAACAAAGTTGGGTCGAAATGCCAACAACTGGCATTTGTTTGATTGTTCGTATTTGAGTATGGTAACTAATCAAGCAAAGTATGAGTTTATACAATCATTAAAAAAAGATAGCTACGATTGCTTGATCGTCTTAGGTGGTACTACGAGTGTTGAGTTTGCAAATGAACTACGCAATCATGGATTTCCAGTAATCACTGTGCCAGTCTCAAACTATTTGGACTATCCGAGTGGTGACTATACAGTAGGCTCGGATACATTTATCAACGGAGTGACGAAAGTGATTGATCGAATCGTCGATACCGGACATTCTCACCAAAAAGTGACGTTTATCCAAATTGATGATACTCACAGTGGGAAAGTAACGAGAGAACTATCTTTGACGAATGAAATCGATGTTTGTATTGCCAGTGAATTTGATCTAACGACGAATAAAAAATATCTGTTGAAACATATGAGCAGTCATCCTATGTACTTTTTACTGAACCGCTCAGTTAGTTCGATCGAATCTTTTGTTGCAACATTTTGCCCCGCCTTATCAGACTATCGAAGCATTGTTTTAGACAATTTAGCGATTGGCCAGTCGATGGTCACTGCTTTTGATCGGATTGCTGTGATCAAGTTGGGACACGCGGTAACTCACTTGCTAGATGATGGGTGTTTGGATGCAGAACTATATTTCTCGAATGGGAAAGTGTTGCTTGAACAATCTCTCTATGATAAAAATACGGAGAAACAAATCGCGAAATAA
- the nusA gene encoding transcription termination factor NusA — MSKEMLNALDALEAEKGISKEIVIDALEAALVSAYKRHYGQAQNVEVEFEQKKGKIHVYAVKEVTEEVMDSQLEVSLKDALLINPAYEIGDKIRFEVTPKDFGRIAAQTAKQVILQRVREAERTIIYNEFSAYEKDIMQGIVERQDKRYIYVNLGKIEAVLSKQDQMPNEFYQPHDRIKVYVSRVENTSKGPQVFVSRSHPDLLRRLFEQEVPEVYDGLVEIVSVAREAGDRSKVAVRSTDPNIDAVGTCVGPKGQRVQAIVNELKGENMDIVEWDEDPAVFIANALNPSQVVDVIFDEQNPKACTVVVPDYQLSLAIGKRGQNARLAAKLTNHKIDIKSESDMAEFYETQAQSVSVEAEEQHDEAIIQSDLTDDEYQTIAFNDETIEETDQEEI, encoded by the coding sequence ATGAGTAAAGAAATGTTGAACGCGTTAGATGCTTTAGAGGCTGAAAAAGGAATCTCAAAAGAAATCGTGATCGACGCTTTAGAAGCTGCGTTAGTTTCTGCATACAAACGCCATTATGGGCAAGCACAAAACGTGGAAGTAGAATTTGAACAAAAAAAAGGTAAGATCCATGTCTATGCCGTGAAAGAAGTCACTGAAGAAGTGATGGATTCACAATTAGAAGTATCATTAAAAGATGCCTTATTGATCAATCCTGCTTATGAAATCGGTGATAAGATCCGTTTTGAAGTCACACCAAAAGACTTTGGTCGGATCGCTGCTCAAACGGCGAAACAAGTGATCTTGCAACGTGTGCGTGAAGCGGAACGTACGATCATCTATAACGAATTCAGTGCATATGAAAAAGACATCATGCAAGGGATCGTTGAACGTCAAGACAAACGTTATATCTACGTCAATTTAGGTAAAATCGAAGCGGTACTATCGAAACAAGACCAAATGCCAAATGAATTTTATCAACCACATGATCGTATCAAAGTATACGTCTCACGTGTTGAGAATACTTCAAAAGGCCCACAAGTCTTTGTAAGCCGTAGTCATCCAGATCTTTTGCGTCGCTTGTTTGAACAAGAAGTGCCAGAAGTTTATGATGGCCTTGTTGAGATCGTCAGCGTAGCTAGAGAAGCGGGTGACCGTTCAAAAGTCGCTGTTCGTTCAACTGATCCGAATATCGATGCTGTCGGTACTTGTGTTGGTCCTAAAGGGCAACGTGTCCAAGCAATCGTGAATGAGTTGAAAGGCGAAAACATGGATATCGTTGAGTGGGATGAAGATCCTGCGGTATTCATTGCCAATGCATTGAACCCTTCACAAGTCGTTGATGTCATTTTCGACGAACAAAATCCAAAAGCTTGTACAGTCGTAGTACCAGATTACCAATTGTCACTAGCTATTGGTAAACGTGGACAAAATGCACGTCTAGCAGCAAAATTGACGAACCATAAAATCGACATCAAATCAGAATCAGATATGGCTGAATTTTATGAGACGCAAGCACAAAGCGTGTCTGTGGAAGCCGAAGAGCAACATGATGAAGCTATCATCCAATCAGATTTGACAGATGATGAATACCAAACGATTGCATTCAATGATGAAACGATCGAAGAAACAGATCAAGAAGAAATTTAA
- the rimP gene encoding ribosome maturation factor RimP: protein MSSVVETVTEMVTPILDEQKFELVEVEFVKEGKSWFLRVFIDKEGGIDIEECAFVSEKLSEKLDTTEPDPIPQAYFLEVSSPGAERPLKKEADYEKARGEYIHVSLYQPVDGEKQYEGFLQSFDAEQLTLKIRIKTREKEIVFDRKNIAKARLAIQF from the coding sequence TTGAGTAGCGTCGTTGAAACAGTCACAGAAATGGTGACACCGATCTTAGATGAACAAAAGTTTGAGCTGGTGGAAGTAGAATTTGTCAAAGAAGGAAAAAGCTGGTTTTTACGAGTGTTTATAGATAAAGAAGGCGGAATCGACATTGAAGAATGTGCATTTGTCAGCGAAAAATTAAGTGAAAAGCTTGATACGACAGAGCCAGACCCGATACCACAAGCATATTTCCTAGAGGTATCATCTCCAGGCGCAGAACGCCCTTTGAAAAAAGAGGCAGATTATGAAAAAGCACGAGGAGAGTATATCCATGTGTCTTTATATCAACCAGTTGACGGAGAAAAACAATATGAAGGATTTCTCCAATCATTTGATGCTGAACAGCTTACATTGAAGATACGCATAAAGACACGGGAAAAAGAAATTGTTTTTGACCGTAAGAATATTGCCAAAGCTCGCTTAGCAATCCAATTTTAA
- the rnpM gene encoding RNase P modulator RnpM, with product MKQRKIPLRKSVVSGEMKPKKEMIRITRSKEGVVSIDPTGKMPGRGAYVSLEPEEVQQAWDKHLLDRVLEAKLTDEFYQELLDYVTHQKARKELFGE from the coding sequence ATGAAACAAAGGAAGATCCCTTTACGCAAATCTGTGGTTTCAGGTGAAATGAAACCCAAAAAAGAGATGATCCGTATCACCCGCTCGAAAGAAGGCGTGGTATCGATCGATCCTACTGGAAAAATGCCTGGACGAGGAGCGTATGTCTCACTTGAGCCGGAAGAAGTACAACAAGCATGGGATAAACATCTCTTGGATCGTGTACTTGAAGCTAAGCTAACAGATGAATTTTATCAAGAACTGCTGGATTATGTCACACACCAAAAAGCCAGAAAAGAGCTATTTGGCGAATGA
- the ribF gene encoding riboflavin biosynthesis protein RibF, whose amino-acid sequence MEIIKIRHPYQATQIPKEDVVLILGFFDGVHLGHQKVIEIGRTIAQKEGLKLALMTFNQHPSIVFKKINPSDVKYLTTLEQKEAKMAELGIDYLYEIEFTSAFAHLAPQDFVDQYIVGLNAKYAVSGFDYTYGPKEIADVPHLPGYAKGRFEVVTVPKEQQEGEKISSSRIREELDAGDVATVASLLGYHYEIDGVVIHGDARGRLLGFPTANVKVKSTVHLPKVGVYVCEIKVGDTWYPAMGSIGHNDTFGDGRELTVELYILDFDQDIYGEHVYIRWHEFIRDQVKFDGAEALIEQLRADEQITAEFFEQTK is encoded by the coding sequence ATGGAAATCATCAAAATCAGACACCCTTACCAAGCTACTCAAATTCCGAAAGAAGACGTCGTATTGATCTTAGGTTTTTTTGACGGTGTTCATTTAGGACATCAGAAAGTCATTGAAATAGGTCGGACGATTGCCCAAAAAGAGGGTCTGAAATTGGCATTGATGACATTCAATCAACATCCGTCAATCGTCTTTAAAAAAATCAATCCAAGCGACGTTAAATACTTGACTACCTTGGAACAAAAAGAAGCAAAGATGGCAGAACTTGGTATCGATTATCTTTACGAAATTGAATTTACTTCTGCGTTTGCTCATCTGGCTCCTCAAGATTTTGTGGATCAGTACATCGTAGGACTAAACGCCAAGTATGCTGTTTCTGGCTTTGATTATACCTACGGACCGAAAGAGATTGCGGATGTTCCTCATCTTCCTGGTTATGCGAAAGGTCGCTTTGAAGTCGTTACTGTACCAAAAGAGCAGCAAGAAGGAGAAAAAATCAGCTCGTCACGTATCCGTGAAGAGTTAGACGCCGGAGATGTTGCAACTGTTGCTAGCTTATTAGGCTATCATTATGAAATCGATGGGGTAGTTATTCATGGGGATGCCCGTGGTCGATTACTAGGATTTCCAACAGCCAATGTCAAAGTCAAAAGTACCGTTCATTTACCAAAAGTAGGTGTCTATGTTTGTGAAATCAAGGTTGGTGACACTTGGTACCCAGCGATGGGATCAATCGGACATAACGACACATTCGGTGATGGCCGTGAATTGACAGTCGAATTGTATATCTTAGATTTTGACCAAGATATCTATGGCGAGCATGTCTATATTCGCTGGCATGAATTTATTCGCGATCAAGTGAAGTTTGATGGCGCAGAAGCTTTGATCGAACAATTGCGAGCAGATGAGCAAATAACTGCTGAATTTTTTGAACAGACGAAGTAA
- a CDS encoding PqqD family peptide modification chaperone, protein MKLSKAIAYEKLGKTIYLSADDGILLLENEVTTYIFELLKKEQTLTEIKEKVKEKFKQMNEYTKEVSDLFIENFLADLLNRAIIVK, encoded by the coding sequence ATGAAGTTAAGCAAAGCAATCGCTTATGAAAAACTAGGTAAAACAATTTATTTATCAGCAGATGACGGAATCCTTCTATTGGAAAATGAAGTAACGACCTATATTTTCGAGCTTCTAAAGAAAGAACAGACCCTCACAGAGATCAAAGAAAAAGTGAAAGAAAAATTCAAGCAAATGAATGAGTATACAAAAGAAGTATCCGATTTATTTATTGAGAATTTTTTAGCGGATCTATTAAACCGAGCAATCATAGTGAAGTGA
- a CDS encoding YlxQ-related RNA-binding protein gives MSQVNRQKAMNLIGLAMRAGKMITGEELTIGEIRRQKAKIVFVASDASENTRKKIKDKSSYYEVPCFELFSEEEITQMIGKPRKVIGITDAGFAKRVKELIEG, from the coding sequence ATGAGTCAAGTCAATCGGCAAAAAGCCATGAATCTTATTGGATTAGCGATGCGTGCAGGGAAAATGATCACAGGTGAAGAATTGACGATTGGAGAGATCCGCCGCCAAAAAGCGAAGATCGTTTTCGTCGCAAGTGATGCCAGTGAGAATACCAGAAAGAAAATCAAAGATAAGAGTTCGTATTACGAAGTTCCTTGCTTTGAGCTGTTTTCTGAGGAAGAAATCACTCAGATGATCGGCAAGCCTCGCAAAGTGATAGGGATCACTGACGCCGGCTTTGCAAAAAGGGTCAAGGAGCTAATTGAAGGTTAG
- a CDS encoding helix-turn-helix domain-containing protein produces MGPYYSVNQLAELLGVTTRSVRNYLREGKLHGTKVGGKWRFSEEDLSDFLQFSFKTKPSFDGSDRVIESAVVLKFYLQYESLESLHQFRDRMISYHQDVYSNKEDRYFFYNVLDDECVEFIISGNFNYVQSFGAWFNEAVLKQTDIWLSTPK; encoded by the coding sequence ATGGGCCCGTATTATTCAGTTAACCAACTTGCCGAGCTACTCGGAGTAACGACTCGATCTGTGCGCAATTATTTGCGTGAAGGCAAACTTCATGGAACAAAAGTTGGAGGAAAATGGCGATTTTCTGAAGAAGATCTGTCAGATTTTCTTCAATTCTCTTTCAAAACGAAACCTAGCTTTGATGGTAGCGATCGAGTAATAGAAAGTGCCGTTGTCCTTAAATTCTATCTTCAGTACGAATCATTAGAGTCTTTGCATCAATTTCGCGATCGGATGATCAGCTATCATCAAGATGTTTATTCAAATAAAGAAGATCGTTACTTCTTTTATAATGTCTTGGATGATGAATGCGTGGAATTTATTATCAGTGGTAATTTTAATTATGTTCAAAGTTTTGGTGCCTGGTTCAACGAAGCTGTTTTAAAACAAACAGATATCTGGTTGAGTACACCAAAATAA
- the rbfA gene encoding 30S ribosome-binding factor RbfA: MANYRDRRVGQEILKEVNDILRKKVRDPRVENVTITDVHVTGDLQQATIYYSLLSDLASDKKKAQEGLNKASGLIRRELGHNMSIYKTPELTFELDESVVYGNHIDELLRNLNKD; the protein is encoded by the coding sequence ATGGCTAACTATCGTGACCGCAGAGTCGGTCAAGAAATTTTAAAAGAAGTGAATGATATCTTACGCAAAAAAGTACGTGATCCACGCGTGGAGAATGTAACGATCACAGATGTACATGTCACAGGTGATCTACAGCAGGCGACGATCTATTATAGTCTTTTATCTGACTTAGCTTCAGATAAGAAAAAAGCGCAAGAAGGGTTGAATAAAGCAAGTGGTCTGATTCGTCGGGAATTAGGACATAACATGAGCATTTACAAAACACCTGAATTGACGTTTGAATTAGATGAATCTGTTGTTTATGGTAATCACATCGATGAATTATTGCGTAATTTAAATAAAGATTAA
- the infB gene encoding translation initiation factor IF-2 — protein sequence MGNKRIYELAKEWNKSSKEVVDKAQKLGIDVKNHMGAISTQDEKKLQQAFNQPQQKKQPVQKANQKPAGQQPSNQKKTNEPSNQQKNKSNRNYQDRGQGSGQVNQGKNQSTNQKSNQTGGNTQNRQGNTQSNNQNRRGNNQGSTQNRQGTTQGNNQGSNQNRQGNNQGGGQNRNNNNNRGKFNNNNRNRFNKKGKKGKQQTSNKPAVPPRKFRELPEVLEYTEGMNVADIAKKIHREPAEIIKKLFMLGVMVNQNQALDKDTIELLATDYGMEPQEKVQVDIADIDKFFEADEVDPDKLVSRPPVVTIMGHVDHGKTTLLDTLRHSRVTSGEAGGITQHIGAYQIDIDGKPITFLDTPGHAAFTSMRARGASITDITILVVAADDGVMPQTVEAINHAKAAGVPIIVAVNKIDKPGANPQHVMQELSEYELIPESWGGETIFVEISAKFGQNIEELLEMILLVAEVEDLKADPTQRAIGTVIEARLDKGKGPVTTLLVQQGSLNVGDPIVVGNTYGRVRVMVNDLGRREKTAGPATPVEITGLNDVPQAGDRFVVFEDEKTARAAGEERGKRAMLEQRAATSRVTLDNLFESLKEGELKEVNVIIKADVQGSAEALAASLKKIDVEGVRVKIVHSAVGAINESDVTLAAASNAIIIGFNVRPTPQAKIQADTEEVDIRLHRIIYKAIEEIETAMKGMLDPEFEEKITGQMTVRETFKVSKVGTIAGAFVTDGYIRRDSGVRVIRDGIVIYEGQLASLKRFKDDVKEVKMGFECGAMIEKFNDLKVDDVIEGFIMEEVKVD from the coding sequence ATGGGCAATAAACGAATTTATGAACTAGCGAAAGAATGGAATAAGTCTAGTAAAGAGGTCGTTGATAAAGCGCAGAAACTTGGAATCGATGTGAAAAATCACATGGGTGCGATCAGCACACAAGACGAAAAGAAACTGCAACAAGCGTTCAACCAACCACAGCAGAAAAAGCAACCAGTACAAAAAGCAAACCAAAAACCAGCCGGACAGCAGCCAAGTAACCAAAAGAAAACAAACGAACCATCGAACCAACAAAAAAATAAAAGTAACCGCAACTATCAAGATCGCGGTCAAGGGAGCGGTCAAGTGAATCAAGGAAAAAACCAATCAACAAATCAGAAGAGTAACCAGACAGGTGGAAACACTCAAAACCGTCAAGGGAATACTCAAAGCAACAACCAAAATCGCCGAGGAAACAACCAAGGCAGCACTCAAAACCGCCAAGGTACTACCCAAGGTAACAATCAGGGAAGTAACCAAAACCGTCAAGGAAACAACCAAGGCGGCGGACAAAATAGAAACAATAATAACAATCGCGGAAAATTCAACAATAATAACCGCAATCGTTTCAATAAAAAAGGGAAAAAAGGCAAACAGCAAACATCGAACAAGCCAGCAGTCCCACCACGTAAATTCCGTGAATTACCTGAAGTATTAGAATATACAGAAGGCATGAACGTGGCAGATATCGCGAAGAAAATCCACCGTGAACCAGCGGAGATCATCAAAAAATTATTTATGTTAGGTGTAATGGTCAACCAAAACCAAGCATTAGATAAAGACACGATCGAGTTATTAGCAACAGATTACGGAATGGAACCACAAGAAAAAGTCCAAGTAGATATCGCGGATATCGACAAATTCTTTGAAGCGGACGAAGTAGATCCAGACAAATTAGTTTCACGTCCGCCAGTTGTAACGATCATGGGACACGTTGACCATGGGAAAACAACTTTACTAGATACGTTACGTCATTCTCGTGTAACAAGCGGAGAAGCAGGCGGTATCACGCAGCATATCGGTGCTTACCAAATCGATATCGACGGCAAACCGATCACATTCTTAGATACACCAGGACACGCGGCCTTTACAAGTATGCGTGCGCGTGGTGCAAGTATCACAGATATCACGATCTTAGTTGTAGCAGCAGATGACGGTGTAATGCCACAAACAGTAGAGGCGATCAATCACGCCAAAGCAGCCGGCGTGCCAATCATCGTAGCAGTCAACAAAATCGATAAACCAGGAGCAAATCCGCAACACGTGATGCAAGAATTAAGTGAATATGAATTGATTCCTGAATCATGGGGTGGCGAAACGATCTTTGTCGAGATCTCAGCGAAATTCGGTCAAAATATCGAAGAACTATTAGAAATGATCCTTCTAGTTGCTGAAGTGGAAGACTTGAAAGCTGATCCAACGCAACGCGCGATCGGTACAGTGATCGAAGCACGATTAGACAAAGGAAAAGGCCCTGTGACAACTTTACTTGTTCAACAAGGTTCATTGAACGTCGGTGACCCAATCGTTGTCGGAAACACTTACGGTCGTGTACGTGTGATGGTCAACGATTTAGGACGCCGTGAAAAAACAGCTGGACCAGCAACACCGGTTGAGATCACAGGTTTGAATGATGTACCTCAAGCAGGCGATCGTTTCGTTGTCTTTGAAGATGAGAAAACAGCTCGTGCAGCGGGTGAAGAACGTGGCAAACGTGCGATGTTAGAGCAACGTGCAGCAACTAGCCGTGTGACATTAGACAACCTATTCGAAAGCTTGAAAGAAGGCGAACTGAAAGAAGTCAACGTCATTATTAAAGCGGACGTACAAGGTTCTGCTGAAGCATTAGCTGCTTCATTGAAGAAAATCGATGTAGAAGGCGTACGTGTCAAAATCGTCCATTCTGCTGTTGGAGCAATCAATGAAAGTGATGTAACGCTTGCTGCGGCAAGTAATGCGATCATCATTGGTTTCAATGTTCGTCCAACACCTCAAGCGAAGATCCAAGCAGATACGGAAGAAGTAGATATCCGTCTACACCGCATCATTTATAAAGCAATCGAAGAAATCGAAACAGCGATGAAAGGGATGCTTGATCCTGAATTCGAAGAAAAAATCACTGGTCAAATGACTGTCCGTGAAACGTTCAAAGTATCAAAAGTTGGAACGATTGCGGGAGCCTTTGTAACAGATGGTTACATTCGTCGTGATAGCGGTGTGCGTGTGATTCGTGATGGTATCGTTATTTACGAAGGACAACTAGCAAGCTTGAAACGTTTCAAAGATGATGTGAAAGAAGTCAAAATGGGCTTTGAATGTGGTGCAATGATCGAGAAATTCAATGATCTTAAAGTGGACGATGTTATCGAAGGCTTTATCATGGAAGAAGTCAAAGTAGACTAA
- a CDS encoding glucose-1-dehydrogenase, which produces MYKELENKVAVVTGGSKGIGTAISQRFGEEKMRVVVNYHSDAEGAEEAVKTIEQAGGEAVAVKADVGTEEGVQALIDQAIETYGQLDVWVNNAGTENQKPTHELSLEEWETVMQVNLTGVFLGTKAAINYFKKHNVKGNIINLSSVHEQIPWPTFSHYAASKGGVKLFTQSVAMEYATEGIRINSIGPGAIKTPINAEKFDDPEQKATTESMIPMERIGKPNEVAAAAAWLASDESSYVTGITLFVDGGMTLYPSFQGGKG; this is translated from the coding sequence ATGTATAAAGAACTAGAAAACAAAGTAGCAGTAGTAACAGGTGGGTCGAAAGGAATCGGTACAGCGATCTCTCAGCGATTTGGAGAAGAAAAGATGCGAGTAGTCGTAAACTATCATTCCGATGCTGAAGGGGCAGAAGAAGCGGTCAAAACGATTGAACAAGCGGGTGGAGAAGCTGTAGCAGTCAAAGCTGACGTAGGGACAGAAGAGGGCGTACAAGCATTAATCGATCAAGCAATTGAAACTTATGGCCAATTAGATGTATGGGTCAATAATGCCGGGACTGAAAACCAAAAGCCAACACATGAATTAAGCTTGGAAGAATGGGAAACAGTGATGCAAGTCAACTTGACAGGCGTCTTTTTAGGAACAAAGGCGGCCATCAATTACTTCAAGAAACACAATGTAAAAGGCAATATCATCAATCTTTCATCCGTCCATGAACAAATCCCATGGCCAACTTTTTCACATTATGCTGCATCAAAAGGTGGCGTCAAACTATTCACTCAAAGTGTTGCGATGGAATACGCCACTGAAGGAATACGTATCAATAGTATTGGTCCGGGAGCAATCAAAACACCGATCAATGCCGAAAAATTTGATGATCCAGAACAAAAAGCGACAACAGAAAGCATGATTCCCATGGAACGCATCGGAAAACCAAATGAAGTTGCGGCTGCCGCTGCCTGGTTGGCTTCGGATGAATCAAGCTACGTCACAGGTATCACACTATTTGTAGATGGTGGTATGACGCTTTATCCTTCATTTCAAGGTGGGAAAGGGTAG
- a CDS encoding GRP family sugar transporter — translation MGILIALIPAIGWGIQPLVLKKIGGRPTNEILGTGIGALLVGLIVQLVMSPGGISISTFLISLLSGSFWVIGQIGQYTTFNLIGVSKTMPISTAMQLVGTSLIGVFAFGEWSGTTGKIIGGAAIVLLVIGSALTAITDGGSKQGGITKGISILASTSIGYWVYSALPKLVDADGVAIFFPQMLGVFLAAAIYVVLKQPKAYGDDKSWKATIVGVIFSLAAFAYIFSANANGVATAYIITQMNVVISTLGGMVILHEKKSKKELKYTLIGLALIVGGSMITVLI, via the coding sequence ATGGGAATCTTGATTGCATTAATACCAGCGATTGGTTGGGGAATCCAACCGCTTGTTTTGAAAAAAATTGGTGGGCGTCCCACAAATGAAATATTAGGTACAGGGATAGGGGCATTGTTAGTTGGCCTGATTGTTCAATTGGTGATGTCACCAGGTGGTATTTCAATTTCCACGTTTTTGATCAGTCTTTTATCGGGATCATTTTGGGTCATTGGACAAATCGGCCAGTACACCACATTCAATTTGATCGGTGTTTCAAAAACAATGCCAATTTCGACTGCGATGCAACTTGTTGGAACCTCTTTGATCGGTGTTTTCGCTTTTGGTGAATGGTCAGGGACAACAGGGAAAATCATCGGAGGTGCGGCGATCGTCTTACTAGTGATTGGCTCGGCATTGACAGCAATCACCGATGGAGGAAGCAAACAAGGTGGAATAACGAAAGGCATTTCGATTCTTGCCTCTACGAGTATCGGTTATTGGGTATATAGTGCATTACCTAAATTAGTCGATGCAGACGGGGTAGCAATCTTCTTTCCACAAATGTTAGGTGTGTTCTTAGCAGCAGCCATCTACGTCGTCTTGAAACAACCTAAAGCGTATGGAGACGATAAGAGTTGGAAAGCAACGATCGTCGGCGTCATTTTTAGTTTAGCCGCATTTGCTTATATATTTTCTGCAAACGCCAATGGGGTGGCGACTGCATACATCATTACACAAATGAATGTGGTAATTTCTACACTAGGTGGTATGGTCATTTTACATGAAAAGAAAAGTAAAAAAGAATTGAAATACACGTTGATCGGATTAGCCTTGATCGTCGGAGGAAGCATGATCACCGTGTTGATATAG
- the truB gene encoding tRNA pseudouridine(55) synthase TruB: MEGLLPLWKERGMTSHDCVFKLRKILHTKKIGHGGTLDPDVDGVLPICIGKATKVIEYLTDSGKTYQGEITLGYSTTTEDKSGEIVEQQAVVEALTEAQIDEAMASFVGEITQIPPMYSAVKVNGRRLYEYARNNETVERPVRTAHIYRFERTSELVWSKETGTISWRFKVECGKGTYVRTLAVDTGSKLGYPAHMSDLTRTASAGMDQSQAITLAQVAAYMEAGTIEEYLLPIETGVAKFKQVEINEAVWQKVKNGMRLDYQVFGLPEMPSEEIALFYQGKVVSIYQPNPKEKNKLKPSKVLRNEV, encoded by the coding sequence ATGGAAGGCTTATTACCTTTATGGAAAGAACGAGGCATGACTAGCCACGATTGTGTATTCAAATTACGAAAAATTTTACATACAAAAAAAATCGGACATGGGGGAACATTAGACCCTGATGTGGATGGTGTTCTTCCAATTTGTATTGGTAAAGCCACTAAAGTTATTGAATACTTGACGGATTCGGGGAAGACCTACCAAGGAGAGATCACCCTTGGATATAGTACGACCACCGAAGATAAATCTGGAGAGATCGTCGAACAGCAAGCAGTAGTCGAAGCGTTGACAGAGGCCCAAATCGATGAAGCGATGGCTTCTTTTGTCGGTGAGATCACACAGATTCCGCCAATGTACTCTGCCGTGAAAGTCAACGGTCGCCGTTTATACGAATATGCACGAAATAACGAAACAGTGGAACGCCCTGTTCGAACAGCACACATCTATCGGTTTGAACGAACCAGTGAGCTTGTATGGTCAAAGGAAACAGGTACAATTTCTTGGCGCTTTAAAGTAGAATGCGGCAAGGGTACTTATGTCCGGACGTTAGCTGTTGATACAGGAAGTAAATTAGGCTATCCTGCTCATATGTCCGATTTGACGAGAACAGCAAGTGCGGGGATGGATCAATCACAAGCAATCACGCTCGCTCAAGTAGCCGCTTATATGGAAGCAGGAACGATCGAAGAGTATCTTCTGCCAATCGAAACAGGCGTGGCGAAATTCAAACAGGTTGAGATCAATGAGGCAGTATGGCAAAAAGTTAAAAATGGAATGCGCCTAGATTACCAAGTATTTGGTCTGCCAGAGATGCCATCAGAAGAAATCGCGCTTTTTTATCAAGGAAAAGTAGTGAGTATCTATCAACCAAATCCAAAAGAAAAAAATAAGTTGAAACCAAGCAAAGTTTTAAGAAATGAGGTTTAA